A genomic window from candidate division KSB1 bacterium includes:
- a CDS encoding NADH-quinone oxidoreductase subunit C, producing the protein MTAEQIHQNLQEKFGEDILEFNPEALDPFVKVNPGRIFEISKFLNENQNLNFTSLMCLSGLDYGAEDNLGVVYNLHSMKHKHKITIRVELPRDNPKVPSVETIWRTADWHEREAYDLFGVHFEGHRDLRRILCPDDWEGYPLRKDYIVQEYYHGIRVPYQEDWEKYETFAKNPERGHFVFQYESRVPELVDSKKNGKNQDAKSKE; encoded by the coding sequence ATGACCGCCGAGCAAATCCACCAGAACCTGCAGGAAAAATTCGGCGAGGACATCCTTGAATTCAACCCAGAGGCTCTTGATCCTTTTGTCAAAGTAAATCCTGGCAGAATTTTCGAGATTTCCAAATTCCTGAACGAAAACCAGAACCTGAACTTCACGTCACTGATGTGCCTGAGTGGACTCGATTACGGCGCGGAGGACAATTTGGGAGTGGTTTATAATCTGCATTCCATGAAACACAAACACAAAATTACTATTCGCGTCGAGTTGCCGCGAGACAATCCCAAAGTTCCTTCTGTCGAAACTATCTGGCGGACAGCGGACTGGCATGAGCGTGAAGCTTACGATTTGTTCGGCGTACATTTTGAGGGACACCGCGATTTGCGCCGCATCCTCTGCCCGGATGATTGGGAGGGATACCCGCTGCGAAAGGACTATATCGTGCAAGAATATTACCACGGCATTCGCGTGCCGTACCAGGAAGATTGGGAAAAATATGAGACCTTCGCCAAAAATCCGGAGCGCGGTCATTTTGTTTTCCAGTATGAAAGCAGGGTACCTGAATTAGTTGACTCTAAGAAAAACGGCAAGAATCAAGACGCTAAATCAAAGGAATAA
- a CDS encoding 4Fe-4S binding protein encodes MVTYFSNIYRGMFTILIGMSQTWKALFRPAITLHYPTERWELPTNARGILFNNADDCIGCYKCARACPVNCIYIDTVKALPEEDLGKASMGNPIRQHLIRFDIDMFKCCFCDDCTLVCPTECLYMTDEYENAVFSRDNGIYHFSKYSPEEALALKTREVEQEMEKAKAKEAALAAKKAAAGGEAPRRERPVSA; translated from the coding sequence ATGGTTACCTATTTTTCAAACATCTATCGCGGCATGTTTACGATTCTCATCGGCATGAGTCAAACCTGGAAAGCTTTATTCCGTCCGGCCATCACGCTGCATTACCCAACGGAACGGTGGGAACTACCGACCAACGCGCGCGGCATTTTGTTTAACAATGCGGACGACTGCATCGGCTGTTATAAATGTGCCCGGGCTTGTCCGGTCAATTGTATTTACATCGACACGGTCAAGGCACTGCCGGAGGAAGATTTGGGCAAGGCTTCGATGGGCAACCCCATTCGACAGCATCTCATTCGATTTGATATCGATATGTTCAAATGCTGCTTTTGCGATGATTGCACATTGGTCTGCCCGACTGAATGCCTTTACATGACCGACGAATACGAAAACGCAGTTTTCAGCCGTGACAACGGCATTTATCATTTTTCAAAATACTCGCCTGAAGAGGCACTTGCCCTCAAAACTCGCGAAGTTGAGCAAGAGATGGAAAAAGCGAAAGCAAAAGAGGCGGCGTTGGCGGCTAAGAAGGCTGCTGCCGGAGGAGAAGCCCCCAGGCGTGAGAGACCTGTCAGTGCTTAG
- a CDS encoding NADH-quinone oxidoreductase subunit D: MKKLEVESYQGDEMVVNMGPQHPSTHGVLRLELVLDGEVVKKTTPHIGYLHRNFEKHAENIPYNEVIPFCDRIDYISSMNQDMAYALAVEKLIGLTELPEKVEYMRVLCCELNRIASHLIAVGTFGLDVGAITPFLWAFRDREKILDLLEWLTGARMLYNYIWVGGLAREMPDGWDAKVKEFVDYFGPKMDEFNKLLTKNHIFIERTADVGVLPEDMAVSYGCTGPVLRGSGVKWDLRKDEPYSYYDKFEFDVPVGEGKFGPLGSVLDRYLVRIEEMNQSVKIIRQALDGLQQHKDQDVKSAIPRRIRPADGAEAYVRSETPRGELGYLIRSDGTDVPSRVKARSPCFSNISVIDDISRGGMIADLVIIIGSLDIVLGCIDR, encoded by the coding sequence ATGAAGAAGCTTGAAGTCGAGTCCTATCAGGGCGATGAAATGGTGGTCAATATGGGGCCCCAGCATCCAAGTACACACGGGGTGCTGCGATTGGAATTGGTTCTGGATGGTGAAGTAGTTAAAAAAACAACGCCGCATATCGGCTATTTGCACAGAAATTTTGAGAAACATGCTGAGAATATTCCCTACAATGAAGTCATCCCGTTTTGCGATCGCATCGATTATATCTCGTCAATGAATCAGGATATGGCCTATGCTCTGGCCGTTGAAAAACTTATCGGGTTGACCGAGCTGCCGGAGAAAGTCGAATACATGCGCGTGCTCTGTTGCGAGCTCAATCGGATTGCCAGCCATTTGATAGCCGTCGGAACTTTCGGATTGGATGTTGGTGCGATTACTCCGTTTCTTTGGGCTTTTAGAGATCGTGAGAAGATACTCGATTTGCTGGAGTGGCTCACCGGAGCGCGCATGTTGTACAACTACATCTGGGTTGGCGGTCTGGCCCGGGAAATGCCAGATGGCTGGGACGCCAAGGTGAAAGAGTTCGTCGATTATTTTGGACCCAAAATGGATGAGTTTAACAAGCTGCTCACGAAGAACCATATTTTCATTGAGCGCACCGCTGATGTTGGTGTGCTTCCTGAAGATATGGCTGTTAGCTACGGTTGCACGGGCCCGGTTTTGAGAGGTTCCGGAGTTAAGTGGGATCTGCGCAAAGATGAGCCGTATTCTTACTACGATAAATTTGAATTTGATGTGCCTGTTGGCGAAGGAAAGTTTGGCCCGCTTGGGTCGGTTTTGGACCGTTATCTGGTTCGAATTGAAGAAATGAATCAATCGGTTAAGATTATCAGACAAGCCCTTGATGGCCTGCAGCAACATAAAGATCAGGATGTAAAATCGGCTATTCCCCGGCGCATCAGGCCTGCCGATGGAGCGGAGGCTTATGTGCGCAGCGAGACTCCGCGGGGCGAATTGGGGTACCTCATTCGAAGCGACGGCACCGATGTTCCCAGCCGGGTGAAAGCACGTTCTCCATGTTTCAGCAATATTAGCGTCATCGACGATATCTCCCGGGGCGGCATGATTGCCGATTTGGTTATCATTATTGGCAGTCTCGATATCGTCCTCGGGTGTATTGATCGGTAA